CGGCGACAGCGCCTCGGCCGACTACGCCTGGGGCTCGCTGCTCGATGCGATGCAGGAGTTCGACGGCAAGCCCGTCGGCCTATGCGCGCTGCACGCGCTGGCCCGTGAATTCAAGTAGCATCGCGGGTTGCGCGGCGGCCCCACCGGGCCGAACCTGATCGGGACCCTGGCCACATGTGCGGCATCGTTGGGTTGTTCCTCAAGCAGGAATCGCTGGAGCCATCGCTGGGTGAATGGCTCGAGCCCATGCTCGTGGCCATGGCCGACCGCGGTCCCGACAGCGCCGGGTTCGCGATCTACCACGACCCCGCTCCCGACGGCGCCCTCAAGCTCACCCTCTATCACCCCGAAACCGGCTTCGACTGGGAGGCACTTGCGGAAGGGCTCGGCACGGCGTTTGCGGGGCGTGTCGATCTGCATGTACGCGTGACGCATGCCGTGATCGTGGTCAACGCCACGGAAGCCGAAGCGCGCGCCTGGCTTCGAGGCCACCACCCGGAGGTGCGCATCACCAGCGTCGGCGCCGAGATTGAGATCTACAAGGAGAAAGGGCTGCCCGACGACGTGGCCGGGAGCTACGCCATCGGCGAGATGACCGGTTCGCACGCGTTGGCGCACACCCGCATGGCCACCGAGAGCGCCGTGACCACCGAGCACTCGCACCCGTTCTCGACCGGGCGCGACCTTTGTCTGGTGCACAACGGCTCGCTGTCCAACCACAACCGGTTGCGCCGCGAGCTTGAGCGCCAGGGCATGACCTTTCAGACCGACAACGACAGCGAGGTCGCCGCCGGCTACCTCACGCATCGCATGGCCGAAGGCGCGTCTCTGGAAGAAGCGCTCGAATCGAGCCTGGAAGATCTCGACGGCTTTTTCACGTTCGCCATCGGCACGCGCGACGGCTTCGCCGTCCTGCGTGACGGCATCGCGTGCAAGCCCGCGGTGCTGGCCGAAACCGACCAGTGGGTGGCGATGGCGTCCGAGTACCGCTCCATCGCCCATCTGCCGGGGGCCGCGGGCGCGCGGATCTGGGAGCCCGCGCCGGCGACGGTCTACGCCTGGTCGCGCAACTGACCGGATGATCACCGTCGATCTCAATCGCGTTGACATCCGCGAGCTAAATCAACGCCTGCACAATCTGAACGGCGACGACGGGCGGACCCCGTGGCGCATCGTCGGCCCGGACGGCCGGCACTCCATCGCCGTGGGCCTCAACGCGCCGTTGTCGGTGTCAATCGAAGGGCACGTGGGCTACTACTGCGCCGGCATGAACCAGCACGCCGAAGTCACGGTTCGCGGACACGCCGGGCCGGGCCTGGCCGAAAACATGATGTCCGGCACGGTGCGTGTCACCGGCAACGCCAGCCAGGGGGCCGGCGCCTCGGCGCACGGTGGCCTGCTGGTGATCGAGGGCGACGCCAGCTCTAGGTGCGGCATCTCCCTCAAGGGCGGCGACATCGTCGTGGGCGGCTCGGTCGGCCACATGAGCGCGTTCATGGCCCAGGCGGGCCGCCTGGTCGTGTGCGGCGACGCCGGCGCGGGACTCGGCGACTCGATCTACGAGGCCGAGCTGTACGTCGCCGGATCAGTCGGTGGCCTGGGCGCGGATTGCGTGGAGAAAGACATGACCGACGACCACCGCCGCCGCCTGGCCGAGCTGCTGTGCCGCGCCGGTATCGACGCCGACCCCGGGTCGTTTCGCCGCTACGGCTCGGCCCGCACGCTGTACAACTTTCACGTCGATCACGCAGGCACCTACTGATGGCCGAGCCGTCCGACCCCGGCGTCCTGCGCGAGTCTGCGACGTTTCCGCCCGAGACGATCGCCGAGATCCAGCGCGCGGCGTCCGAGGGCCTCTACGACATTCGCGGTTGGGGTGCCAAGCGGCGGCTTCCCACCTTCGACGACCTGCTCCTGCTGGGAGCCTCACTGTCGCGCTACCCGCTGGAGGGCTATCGCGAGCGCTGCGACACCAACGTGACCCTGGGCACGCGCTTCGCCAAGCAGCCGATCGAGCTCAAGATTCCCGTCACCATCGCCGGCATGAGCTTCGGGTCGCTCAGCGCCAATGCCAAGGAAGCGCTCGGCATGGCTGCCACCGAAATGGGCACCAGCACCACCACCGGCGACGGCGGCATGACCGACGAGGAGCGCGTCGCCTCCAAGACGCTGGTCTACCAGGTGCTGCCGTCGCGCTACGGGCTCAATCCCGATGATTTGCGCCGCGCCGACGCCATCGAGATCGTCGTGGGCCAGGGCGCCAAGCCCGGCGGGGGCGGCATGCTGCTTGGGCTGAAGGTGAGCGACCGCGTGGCCGACATGCGCACGCTGCCGGCCGGCATCGACCAGCGCAGCGCCAGCCGTCACCCCGACTGGACCGGCCCCGACGACCTGACGATCAAGATCCGCGAGCTGCGCGAGATTACCGACTGGCAAAAGCCGATCTACGTGAAGATGGCCGCCACGCGCGTGCAATACGACGTCCAGCTGGCGGTCAAGGCCGGCGCGGACGTGATCGTCCTCGACGGTATGCAGGGCGGCACGGGCGCGACGCAGGACATCTTCATCGAGCACGTCGGCATCCCGACCCTGCCGGCCGTGCGCCAGGCCACCGACACGCTGCAAGAGCTGGGCATGCATCGCAAGGTGCAGCTGGTGGTGTCGGGCGGGATTCGCAGCGGGGCCGACGTGGCGAAAGCCCTCGCCCTCGGCGCGGATGCGGTTTCCATCGGTGTCGCCGCGCTCATTGCCCTCAACTGCAACCGCCCGCTGTACCTGGAGGACTATGCGGCCCTGGGCACCGCCCCCGGCTACTGTCACCACTGCCAGACCGGCCGCTGTCCAGTCGGCGTCACGACCCAGGACCCGGAGCTCGAAGCACGGCTGGAGCCGAAGGCCGCGGCACGGCGGGTGCGCAACTACCTGTCCACCATGGTCCTCGAAGCCCAAACTCTGGCGCGAGCCTGCGGCAAGTCGCACATGCTCAATCTCGAGCCGGAGGACCTCGTGGCGCTCACCCCCGAAGCCGCGGCGATGGCGCGGGTGCCACTGGCCGGCACGAATTGGATTCCTGGCCTCGGCGCCTCGGACTAGCCGCGGTCACCTGAACCGTCGGGCAGCCCGCGCGCAATTCGCGCTACCGTAAGCCTCGATACCCGACCCGGCGCGTACGCAGAGATGGAGCATCGAATGGACCACGATCTGGCGGCCATGGTTCGCGACAAGGGCATCAAGTACCTGCTCTTCAGCTTCACCGACCTGTTCGGCGTCATGCGCTCGAAGCTCGTGCCGGCCCACGCCGTGGAGGAGATGCAGGACGAGGGCGCCGGCTTCGCCGGTTTCGCTGCCCACCTCGACATGACCCCGGCCGATCCTGACCTGTGGGCCGTGCCCGATCCCGCCAGCCTGATCCAGCTTCCCTGGGAGCCCGAGCTTGGCTGGGTGGCGACCAATCTGGTGATGAACGACGCGCCCGTGGGTCATGCGCCGCGAGTGGTGCTCAACCAGGTCATCGATGCCGCCAAGGCCCGCGGCTTCCAGATGAAGTCGGGCGTCGAAAGCGAGTTCTTCATTCTTGAGGCCGGCGGCTCGGGCATTGCCGACGGGCAGGACACGCAGGACAAGCCCTGCTACGACCAGATGGCGCTGCTGCGGCGCTACGAGCTCATCCGCGAAATCTGCGACGTGATGAACGAGCTTGGCTGGGGGCCCTATCAGAACGACCACGAGGACGCGAACGGGCAGTTCGAGATGAACTGGACCTACAGCGACGCGCTTACCACGGCTGACCGCCACGCGTTCTTCAAGTTCATGGTCCGTCACTTGGCCGAGAAGCAGGGCTTGCGGGCCACCTTCATGCCCAAGCCGTTCACCCAGCTCACCGGGAGCGGCTGCCACGTCCATTTCTCGCTGTGGGACGCCTCGGGCGACACCAACGTATTTCTGGACGAAACCGAGGAGATGGGCCTGTCGGAGACGGCCTATCACTTCCTGGGCGGGGTGCTGCACGCGGCGCCGGCCCTATGCGCCATCACCAACCCCACCGTCAACAGCTACAAGCGCCTCAATGCGCCGACCACCACCTCCGGCTCGACCTGGGCGCCGAACGCGATCAGCTACGCCGGCAACAACCGCACCCACATGGTGCGCATTCCCGACGCCGGGCGGCTTGAGACGCGCCTGCCGGACGGCGCCGCCAATCCCTATCTGCTGCAAGCCGCTCTGCTCGCCGCCGGGCTCGACGGCATCGAGCAGCGGCGCGATCCGGGCGAGCGTCTCGACAACAACATGTACGAAGCCGGAGCGGACGTCGATGTCCCGCGGCTGCCGTTGAACTTGCTGGACGCGCTGCGCAATCTGGACGGCAGCGCGGAGATGCGCGCCGGGCTGGGCGACGAGCTGGTGGGCAGTTACGTGAGCCTGAAGATGGCCAATTGGAACGACTTCATGGGGCACACCAGCGAGTGGGAGCGCGCCAACACGCTGGATATATAGGCGAATTGGCCCCAATCCGTTCGCCCTGAGCTTGTCGAAGGGTTCAACGAACGGATTGGGAGGATGCTACGGATGCCTATGAGAGGTCGGGTAGGACGGACGGTTCAACCCGGCGTCGCGTAGTCCAGATTCCAGTCGCCGAGCGTTTGCAGCGGCGTGACGCGCGCGTCGATATCCGGCGCGCCGTCGGCGCACCACGCGTCGATTTCCTCGCGGTGTCCGAGCCGGCGCAGCGCGTTCCACATCGGGCCGTAGTGCGCCCGGCCCCCGCCGCCGGCCGCGTCCCAGAAAAACATGTGCTCGGCCCCGGCGGCATAGATGTCCGCGGCCCGCCGGCGCAGGTCCCCTGGAGGCATGTGCCGCGGCATCACGTTCGGCGCCAGCGTCACCGATGTCCCGCGCACGAGGTCTACGAAGAATTGCATGGAGGCCGGGTCGGTCCAGGCCGGCGTCGTGCTGTCGAGGTCGCGCTCGGAGGTATAGGGAATGATCGTGTCGACCAGACCCTGCGCCACCCATTGCCGCAGGTCGATGGCGTTCTCCAGGTTCTCGGCGTCGCTGCTGAGCACCACCGCCGAGAGGTGGAACGGCTCCGAACGCCCCTGCGCGCCGGCAGTTTCATCCAGCATTTGCCGCACTTCGCGCATGAATTCCGTCAGGACCTCGGCGCGGTAGTGCAGCCAGCGCGGATCCAGGGGGTCCAGCGCGCGCGGGTCCAGACCGAATCGCCGCTTGAATCCTTCGACGACGGGCGGCTCGTACTCGACCAGCGGCGGGCGGCGGCAGTAGAGCAGGCAAACGCCGTCAATCGGGCGCCGGCACATCTCGCGCAATAGCCCGACCACGTTCACGCGCACTTCGGGATAGGTGTAGGCCAGGCGGGGTGTCAGCCCGCCCTCGCGGTTGACGCCGCGCCACTCCGGATGGCGCTCGTAGACGCTGTTGCCCCAGTTGAAATGGTCGTAGGGCGGTGGAAAGCGAAACCCCGCCACCCGATAGGCCGCGTGGACTTCGAGGCCGACTTCGTATGCGTATTCCACCGCCACGTCGAAGGGATCGATGTCTTGCTCGCGCAGCGCGCGCCGGCTCTCCACGTGCAGGCGGTCGAAGACCCGGGCGAAGTCGCCCAGCCCGTCGAAGGTAGCTTCGCGTCCCAAGTCGGTGTGGGAGAACATTAGATCGCCGCGACCGACCTCCCAGTAGAGCCGGGAGAAATCGGTGTCGCGGTAGGGCTCGATCTCGCGTTGGATGTCGCGCGCCGAGGTGAGCCGCCAGAGACCTAGGGGGCCATTCGCGTCCTGGTGGGCGAAGAGTCGCCGGGTGTCGCGACGAGCCTGGTCCGCCTGGACGCCGGCGATCTCGGAGGTGTCGAGCGGCACCAGCTTGACATAAGCCACCCGCGCCGACCCGCACTGCACCGATCCGGGTTCATCGCCTGGCGCCATCCGCGCCGTAACCTGGCCCAGGACGAGGGTGCGCCCCGTCAGGTCGGCGGTCTTCCAGTACATCTCCACCAGCGACGGCGGCGTCTCGCGGTCCGGCGGCAGCTTCATCAGCGTGGGCACGGGCTCGTCGCTCAGTCGGACCTCGAGCTCCAGGCCGCCGCCTTCTTCGACCGTGCGTGCCGGCATCACCCCGATCGACACGGCGTGCCAGCCGTCGACTTCGAGCGGCAGGTGGATGTCGGGCGCCGCCGTCTCCGGCCCGGCCAGCAGCATCACGCCGTCGAAGCCGTCGGCCGTGTAGCTGAGCGTGCGCCAGTGCCTGCGGCGGGGCTTGGGCGAGAGCGCGTCCGCCGGGCGGCACCGCGACAGATCGGTGAGATAGATCGGCTCGGCGGCCAACGCGCGATCGGCAATGCCCTCACGCATCGGGCAGCGGCCACTCCAGCCCTTCGAGGAACACGCGCAGCGCCGCCATTTCGGCGTCGCTCGGGTTCGGTGCGGGCGAGCGGCGCCAGCGCGGCGCGGTGCCGAAGAGCTCCGGAAGAGCGTGCCGCACCAACCCGTCCCAGCCGTAGGTGGTTGCCGCGGCGTAGTCGCGCAGTGGCAACTCCCAGCGTGAGACGAGGCGCCAGGCCGTCGCCAAATCGTTCGCCCGACTGGCTGCCCAGTAGTCGAACGCCGGGTCCGGAAGACTGCACACGAAATAGTCGAGCCACGCGGGGCACCACTCGTGGGACGCAAGGATATGGTGCCGCCTGAGACCCCCGCCGCCCGCCACCGTCCAGCGGTCGCCCCAGCGCATCCCCATCTCATGCGCGTAGTCCAGCGACGCATCCTCTTTGAAGGCGCAGACGCCCGCCACGGTCGCGAGGGACTCGCAGGTAGCGAACGGCACGTCTCCCACCAGCATCATCGGAATCTCGGCGGCGACTGCCGTGTAGTAGTCCGCCAGCGACTTCGGCGTGCCAGGCATGGCGATGGGGGGCCGTACCATGTAGAGGTCGAACCCCAGCTCGCGCACGTGACGTCCGAATTCCACGCACTTCGGCAGCCCCCACATGTTGTCGCAGGCCACCGTGAGCGCCCGTCCCGCCACGTCGCGCGCCACTGCGGCATGCACGTCGGCCACCTCGCCGTCGGTGAGCAGCGACATGAGGCTGTTGCCCCAGGTGAGCATCACGACGCCGCAGCCGGCGTCCAGCGACCGATCGATCATGCGCGTCAGCGCGGCGTAGTCGATCTGCCCGTCTTCGCTGAACGCCACGGGGACGGAGTTAATCGGCCCGCGCAGTCGTTCGCGAACCTCTGACTGCAGCGAATTCACGCGGCGTCCATCCGTTGTCTCCCACCGGCGGCAGCAGCTATGCGGCTCGCGAGGAGCACTGTACGCCCTGGTCGACCCAGCCCGCAGTCGGTGCCACGCGGGGCGTCTCGCAGGAGCGGCGGCTGCTAGGTAGACTCATGCCCCATGACGCTCCTGCCCTCGTTCTCAAGCGCATTGCGCGTTGATGAATGTCCCGCTGCGGCTTGTCCGTGATGGGTATCGGCATGGTCCCGACCGGGTCGCGTCACGCCGGCATCCTGGAGTCGGGAATAACGGTCCGACACGGAGCGCCGCCCCGATGAAGCTGGCCTGCATGACCAGCGTCTTCGCCGGCGATCCCATCGAGACGGCCGTCGTCAAAATCGCCGAGGCCGGCTATCGCTTTGTGGAGCTGTCGTCGGTCCATTGCGACTACAACACCATGACCAATGCGTTGATCGACAACGTGGCGCACGAGATCTCCCGCACCGGCCTGGAGGTCGTCGCGTACTACCCGACCGGCGCCGAGGAGAACTGGACCCGCATGCCGCGCATGTTCGAGGTCGCGTCCCGGCTCGGGGCGAGCCGCGTGGTGGCCGAATGCGCCAATCTCAGCAAGGCCCGCGAGCTCGAGCCGCTGTGCCAGAAGTTTCAGATCGACCTCGCCATCGCCAACCAGTGGCCCTACCCGTTCGGCCGCCCGTCGGACTACTCGGGGCTGAACGGCTCGGTTGGCTCGCGCATCGGCGCGGGTCCGGACACCGGGTGGTTCGCGGCGGGCGGACAGGACCCCGCCGAGCTGTTCGACATCGCCGGCGACCGGATCAAGGTGGTCCACCTCAAGGACGTGGCCGCGGAGGGCGAATATTGCCCGGTGGATCTGGGAGATGGCGTCGCTCCGCTGGAGCCGTTCATGGCGGGATTGGCCGAGCAGGGTTTCGACGGTCCTCTCACCGTCGCGCGCGATCCCGGCAAGCGGATCACGTTCGATATCGGGATCTTCGGCGACGCCACCTACGAAGTCCACGAAGAGTCCGTGTCGGACGACGAGGTCATGCAGTCGCTGCGCCAGGCCAGATCCTGGGCGCTGGAGCACGGCGCCGTCGAGTAGCGGGCCGATTCTTCCCGAATACGAGCCTCTGGGTCGGCCACCATTGGACCGGTGACACGGCAGCTTCGTCATTTCCGCCTTTATTCCGTCATTCCCGCGAAGACGGGAATCCACCCCACCTCTTCAACCGGCGAGTTGAGGTCGCCTGGTTAGGCTGGATCCCGCACGGCGCCCGGATTGCGAGATTGCCCATTCCCCCATTGCCCCGAATCCGGCACCGCCCGATAATTCAAGCATCGGCGGGGGTAGCTCAGTTGGCAGAGCGCTAGCCTTCCAAGCTGGATGTCGCGGGTTCGAGCCCCGTCCCCCGCTCCTAACCGAAGTGGATCGGCGAAAGCCGCCGATTCACGGCGTTTCGCGACATCAAGCCTTCAGCCCGTTCGTTCAACGCCCTCACAGCGGATGTCGCGCCGGAGGCCATTCGTGAGCGTGGCTGAGGTGCCGGCGGAATCTCCTCTGCGCGCCGCGTTCATCGGCATCAGCCACGATCACGCCTGGGGCAAGGCCGAGGCCATTCGTCGCTCGCCCCACATGGACTTGGTGGGCGCGTTCGAACCCGACGCCGCGGAATGGGAGCGCCAGCGCGAACGCGCGCCGTTCAGCGACGTTCGCCACTTGGCGGCGCGTGACGTACTGGAGGACCCAACGATTGAGGTCGTCTTCATCGAGACCCGTCCGCACGACAACCTGCGCTGGGTGCGGGAGGCTCTCGTCCACGACAAGCACGTGCACATTGACAAGGCGCCTGCGCCTTCGCTCAACGACTTGCGCGGCGTGCTCAGCCTCGCGGCCGATCGCGGCCGGCACGTGCCGATCGGCTACCAGTTCCGCTCGGATACGTCAGATCTCAGGTCGCTGGTGGTGAGGGACGAGGAGCCCCCATCGGTCTGCCGACTTACGCCGCAGCCATCTCGCTGACCAATGCCTGCCAGCGCGCGACGAACAGCCGTCGCTGCTCGGGCAGCGGGATATGGGCGCCGCCTCGGTGCCGTATCCGGAAGTAGTGTCCTAGCTCGTCAAACGCCGCGCAGAATCGCGCTGCTGGCTCGAAACGCCCGAAGCCCAGCATCGGGTAATAGCGCTGCTTGATGGCGCGATGGTCCTGTTCGGCGAGGTTGTTCAGACACTGGATGCGTCGGTGGAGAACCGTCCGACCGAGGATCCAGCGAATCGCCTTGCGGTAGGCCGGGTGATGATCGATGGTGACCCGCAGCGGCTTGTGGCCTGCGACCTCGAGCAGGATCCGAAGGAAGCGGCGCGCCGCGTGCTTGTCACGATGTTCGCTGAGCATTGACTACAATTCCCGTGCGCCTCTTCTGGAATCTCGCTCTCGGTCATGCAACCTGAGCCGGTTCCCACCGCCTACGTCGGCCTGGGCGGTCGCGGCATGCGCTACCTCCGCGCCTCGCATTGGGTCGGCGGCTTCACGCCCGTCGCTTTGGTGGACACGGACGCGGAGCGGTTTGGCGAGGCCCGCGAGTTCACTGACTTGCCCGAGCTCGCTTGCCACGCCTCGCTCGCCGCCGCGCTGCAGGCGCATGAGATTGCGGCCGTCTTCGTCTGTGCGCCGGCGTCGGCGCACGCCGCCATCATCTTGGAGGCCGTCA
The genomic region above belongs to Chloroflexota bacterium and contains:
- a CDS encoding sugar phosphate isomerase/epimerase; its protein translation is MKLACMTSVFAGDPIETAVVKIAEAGYRFVELSSVHCDYNTMTNALIDNVAHEISRTGLEVVAYYPTGAEENWTRMPRMFEVASRLGASRVVAECANLSKARELEPLCQKFQIDLAIANQWPYPFGRPSDYSGLNGSVGSRIGAGPDTGWFAAGGQDPAELFDIAGDRIKVVHLKDVAAEGEYCPVDLGDGVAPLEPFMAGLAEQGFDGPLTVARDPGKRITFDIGIFGDATYEVHEESVSDDEVMQSLRQARSWALEHGAVE
- a CDS encoding family 10 glycosylhydrolase, producing the protein MREGIADRALAAEPIYLTDLSRCRPADALSPKPRRRHWRTLSYTADGFDGVMLLAGPETAAPDIHLPLEVDGWHAVSIGVMPARTVEEGGGLELEVRLSDEPVPTLMKLPPDRETPPSLVEMYWKTADLTGRTLVLGQVTARMAPGDEPGSVQCGSARVAYVKLVPLDTSEIAGVQADQARRDTRRLFAHQDANGPLGLWRLTSARDIQREIEPYRDTDFSRLYWEVGRGDLMFSHTDLGREATFDGLGDFARVFDRLHVESRRALREQDIDPFDVAVEYAYEVGLEVHAAYRVAGFRFPPPYDHFNWGNSVYERHPEWRGVNREGGLTPRLAYTYPEVRVNVVGLLREMCRRPIDGVCLLYCRRPPLVEYEPPVVEGFKRRFGLDPRALDPLDPRWLHYRAEVLTEFMREVRQMLDETAGAQGRSEPFHLSAVVLSSDAENLENAIDLRQWVAQGLVDTIIPYTSERDLDSTTPAWTDPASMQFFVDLVRGTSVTLAPNVMPRHMPPGDLRRRAADIYAAGAEHMFFWDAAGGGGRAHYGPMWNALRRLGHREEIDAWCADGAPDIDARVTPLQTLGDWNLDYATPG
- a CDS encoding FMN-binding glutamate synthase family protein; this translates as MAEPSDPGVLRESATFPPETIAEIQRAASEGLYDIRGWGAKRRLPTFDDLLLLGASLSRYPLEGYRERCDTNVTLGTRFAKQPIELKIPVTIAGMSFGSLSANAKEALGMAATEMGTSTTTGDGGMTDEERVASKTLVYQVLPSRYGLNPDDLRRADAIEIVVGQGAKPGGGGMLLGLKVSDRVADMRTLPAGIDQRSASRHPDWTGPDDLTIKIRELREITDWQKPIYVKMAATRVQYDVQLAVKAGADVIVLDGMQGGTGATQDIFIEHVGIPTLPAVRQATDTLQELGMHRKVQLVVSGGIRSGADVAKALALGADAVSIGVAALIALNCNRPLYLEDYAALGTAPGYCHHCQTGRCPVGVTTQDPELEARLEPKAAARRVRNYLSTMVLEAQTLARACGKSHMLNLEPEDLVALTPEAAAMARVPLAGTNWIPGLGASD
- a CDS encoding glutamine amidotransferase family protein, with the translated sequence MCGIVGLFLKQESLEPSLGEWLEPMLVAMADRGPDSAGFAIYHDPAPDGALKLTLYHPETGFDWEALAEGLGTAFAGRVDLHVRVTHAVIVVNATEAEARAWLRGHHPEVRITSVGAEIEIYKEKGLPDDVAGSYAIGEMTGSHALAHTRMATESAVTTEHSHPFSTGRDLCLVHNGSLSNHNRLRRELERQGMTFQTDNDSEVAAGYLTHRMAEGASLEEALESSLEDLDGFFTFAIGTRDGFAVLRDGIACKPAVLAETDQWVAMASEYRSIAHLPGAAGARIWEPAPATVYAWSRN
- a CDS encoding Gfo/Idh/MocA family oxidoreductase; amino-acid sequence: MSVAEVPAESPLRAAFIGISHDHAWGKAEAIRRSPHMDLVGAFEPDAAEWERQRERAPFSDVRHLAARDVLEDPTIEVVFIETRPHDNLRWVREALVHDKHVHIDKAPAPSLNDLRGVLSLAADRGRHVPIGYQFRSDTSDLRSLVVRDEEPPSVCRLTPQPSR
- a CDS encoding dihydrodipicolinate synthase family protein — translated: MNSLQSEVRERLRGPINSVPVAFSEDGQIDYAALTRMIDRSLDAGCGVVMLTWGNSLMSLLTDGEVADVHAAVARDVAGRALTVACDNMWGLPKCVEFGRHVRELGFDLYMVRPPIAMPGTPKSLADYYTAVAAEIPMMLVGDVPFATCESLATVAGVCAFKEDASLDYAHEMGMRWGDRWTVAGGGGLRRHHILASHEWCPAWLDYFVCSLPDPAFDYWAASRANDLATAWRLVSRWELPLRDYAAATTYGWDGLVRHALPELFGTAPRWRRSPAPNPSDAEMAALRVFLEGLEWPLPDA
- a CDS encoding DDE-type integrase/transposase/recombinase translates to MLSEHRDKHAARRFLRILLEVAGHKPLRVTIDHHPAYRKAIRWILGRTVLHRRIQCLNNLAEQDHRAIKQRYYPMLGFGRFEPAARFCAAFDELGHYFRIRHRGGAHIPLPEQRRLFVARWQALVSEMAAA
- the glnT gene encoding type III glutamate--ammonia ligase is translated as MDHDLAAMVRDKGIKYLLFSFTDLFGVMRSKLVPAHAVEEMQDEGAGFAGFAAHLDMTPADPDLWAVPDPASLIQLPWEPELGWVATNLVMNDAPVGHAPRVVLNQVIDAAKARGFQMKSGVESEFFILEAGGSGIADGQDTQDKPCYDQMALLRRYELIREICDVMNELGWGPYQNDHEDANGQFEMNWTYSDALTTADRHAFFKFMVRHLAEKQGLRATFMPKPFTQLTGSGCHVHFSLWDASGDTNVFLDETEEMGLSETAYHFLGGVLHAAPALCAITNPTVNSYKRLNAPTTTSGSTWAPNAISYAGNNRTHMVRIPDAGRLETRLPDGAANPYLLQAALLAAGLDGIEQRRDPGERLDNNMYEAGADVDVPRLPLNLLDALRNLDGSAEMRAGLGDELVGSYVSLKMANWNDFMGHTSEWERANTLDI